One window from the genome of Pedococcus badiiscoriae encodes:
- a CDS encoding acetolactate synthase large subunit: MPVQVTGAQSLVLSLEAMDVDTVFGIPGGAILPAYDPLLDSVKVRHILVRHEQGAGHAAEGYASATGKVGVCMATSGPGATNLVTAIADAYMDSVPIVAITGQVASAAIGTDAFQEADIRGITMPITKHNYLVTDASQIPRVIAEAFHIASTGRPGPVLVDISKDALQAKTTFAWPPKYDLPGYRPVARPHNKQIREAARLIAQARRPVFYVGGGVIRGNASDALREFVELTQIPVVTTLMARGAVPDSHPLHLGMPGMHGSVAAVTALQKADLLITLGARFDDRVTGQLSTFAPEAKVIHADIDPAEISKNRNADVPIVGDVLEVIGELVKAVAADRDAGTIGDYDAWREQTAGWKSTFPLGYTSPEGEESVAPQHVIERIGAISGPESVYVAGVGQHQMWAAQFVQYERPNAWLNSGGLGTMGYAVPAAMGAKVAQPDRVVWAIDGDGCFQMTNQELATCVINNIPIKVAIINNSSLGMVRQWQSLFYDKRYSNTDLHTSVGSRIPDFVKLAEAYGCVGLRCERPEDVDATIKKAMEINDVPVIVDFVVHRDAMVWPMVPAGVSNDAIQVAKDTAPQWDREEDEATEQPEDADKDGR, encoded by the coding sequence GTGCCCGTCCAGGTGACGGGCGCGCAGAGCCTGGTGCTCTCCCTCGAGGCCATGGACGTCGACACGGTCTTCGGGATCCCCGGGGGCGCGATCCTGCCGGCATACGACCCGCTGCTCGACTCGGTCAAGGTCCGCCACATCCTCGTCCGGCACGAGCAGGGCGCCGGCCACGCGGCCGAGGGGTACGCGAGCGCGACCGGCAAGGTCGGGGTCTGCATGGCCACCTCCGGTCCGGGGGCCACGAACCTCGTCACCGCCATCGCCGACGCCTACATGGACTCGGTGCCGATCGTGGCCATCACCGGTCAGGTCGCCTCGGCCGCGATCGGCACGGACGCCTTCCAGGAGGCGGACATCCGCGGCATCACGATGCCGATCACCAAGCACAACTACCTCGTCACGGACGCCTCGCAGATCCCTCGCGTGATCGCGGAGGCCTTCCACATCGCGTCCACCGGGCGGCCGGGTCCGGTGCTCGTCGACATCTCCAAGGACGCGCTGCAGGCCAAGACGACCTTCGCGTGGCCACCCAAGTACGACCTGCCCGGCTACCGCCCGGTCGCCCGGCCGCACAACAAGCAGATCCGCGAGGCCGCCCGGCTCATCGCCCAGGCCAGGAGGCCGGTGTTCTACGTCGGCGGCGGGGTCATCCGCGGCAACGCCTCCGACGCGCTGCGCGAGTTCGTCGAGCTGACGCAGATCCCTGTGGTCACCACCCTGATGGCCCGCGGCGCCGTCCCCGACAGCCATCCGCTGCACCTGGGCATGCCTGGCATGCACGGCTCGGTCGCGGCCGTCACCGCCCTGCAGAAGGCGGACCTGCTCATCACCCTCGGTGCGCGCTTCGACGACCGGGTGACCGGCCAGCTGTCGACCTTCGCGCCGGAGGCCAAGGTCATCCACGCCGACATCGACCCGGCCGAGATCTCCAAGAACCGCAACGCCGACGTGCCGATCGTCGGCGACGTCCTCGAGGTCATCGGCGAGCTCGTCAAGGCCGTGGCCGCCGACCGCGACGCCGGCACGATCGGCGACTACGACGCCTGGCGCGAGCAGACGGCTGGCTGGAAGTCCACGTTCCCACTGGGCTACACCTCACCCGAGGGCGAGGAGAGCGTGGCGCCGCAGCACGTCATCGAGCGCATCGGCGCCATCAGCGGCCCGGAGTCGGTCTACGTCGCCGGCGTCGGCCAGCACCAGATGTGGGCGGCCCAGTTCGTCCAGTACGAACGCCCTAACGCGTGGCTCAACTCCGGTGGCCTCGGCACGATGGGGTATGCCGTGCCGGCCGCGATGGGCGCGAAGGTCGCCCAGCCGGACCGCGTGGTCTGGGCGATCGACGGGGACGGCTGCTTCCAGATGACCAACCAGGAGCTCGCCACCTGCGTCATCAACAACATCCCGATCAAGGTCGCGATCATCAACAACAGCAGCCTGGGCATGGTCCGCCAGTGGCAGTCGCTCTTCTACGACAAGCGGTACTCCAACACGGACCTGCACACCTCCGTGGGCAGCCGCATCCCGGACTTCGTCAAGCTCGCCGAGGCCTACGGCTGCGTCGGGCTGCGGTGCGAACGCCCGGAGGACGTCGACGCCACGATCAAGAAGGCCATGGAGATCAACGACGTCCCGGTCATCGTCGACTTCGTCGTCCACCGCGACGCCATGGTCTGGCCCATGGTCCCGGCAGGAGTCAGCAACGACGCGATCCAGGTCGCGAAGGACACCGCCCCGCAGTGGGACCGTGAAGAGGACGAGGCCACCGAACAGCCCGAGGACGCCGACAAGGACGGACGGTAA
- a CDS encoding GNAT family N-acetyltransferase: protein MLPDGYALRPMTLDDADPLAAAYLRNREHLRPAPVRPEAFYTVEGQREAVRDRLRQVELGLFDCWLLWHGPEVVGTATLQNIVRGAMYGADVGYWIDRAHLRRGLAVASLERLVQRARDLGLHRLGGSTNVTNLASQQVLRRCGFVECGRIPAFLYLDGQWRDSIMFNLVLHDDPPPG from the coding sequence GTGCTCCCCGACGGCTACGCCCTGCGCCCCATGACCCTCGACGACGCCGACCCCCTCGCGGCGGCATACCTGCGCAACCGGGAGCACCTCAGGCCGGCGCCCGTACGGCCCGAGGCGTTCTACACCGTGGAGGGCCAGCGCGAGGCGGTCCGCGACCGGCTGCGCCAGGTCGAGCTCGGCCTGTTCGACTGCTGGCTGCTGTGGCACGGACCCGAGGTCGTCGGGACGGCGACGCTCCAGAACATCGTGCGAGGTGCCATGTATGGCGCGGACGTGGGCTACTGGATCGACCGGGCCCACCTGCGTCGGGGCCTCGCCGTGGCCTCGCTCGAGCGCCTGGTGCAGCGGGCCCGGGACCTCGGCCTGCACCGACTCGGAGGCAGCACCAACGTCACGAACCTGGCCTCCCAGCAGGTGCTGCGACGGTGCGGGTTCGTGGAGTGCGGCCGAATCCCGGCGTTCCTCTACCTCGACGGGCAGTGGCGCGACAGCATCATGTTCAACCTCGTGCTCCACGACGACCCGCCGCCGGGCTGA
- the serA gene encoding phosphoglycerate dehydrogenase, with protein sequence MSKPIVLIAEELSPATIDALGPDFEVRHVDGADRDALLPALADVDAVLIRSATKMDAEAIAAAKALKVIARAGVGLDNVDVPAATQAGVMVVNAPTSNITSAAELAVGLLLSTARNIAPANQALKAGAWKRSKYGGVELLDKKVGVVGFGRIGQLVAERLKGFGMEILAYDPYVSAQRAGQLGAQLVTLDELLEQSDFITVHLPKNAETVGLIGKEALTKVKPTVRIINAARGGIVDEAALAEALRDGRVAGAGIDVFATEPTTESPLFEHESVVVTPHLGASTDEAQEKAGVSVAKSVRLALGGDLVPDAVNVSGGAVPEEVRPGIALVEKLGRIFTSLAGSVPVQLDVDVKGEITEFDVSIWTLAALKGLFNGVTEGPVTYVNAPLLAEQRGCEVRLLTDPTMQDFRNVTTLRGTLADGATISVSGTLTGPRLIEKIVGVNGFDIEVPLTEHLAFFTYVDRPGVIGTVGRLLGDADVNIAGMQVARNEKGGQALVALTVDSVIPADVLAAIVSEVGAEVSVVDLG encoded by the coding sequence GTGAGCAAGCCGATCGTGCTGATCGCCGAGGAACTCTCTCCCGCCACCATCGACGCCCTCGGGCCCGACTTCGAGGTGCGCCACGTCGACGGCGCGGACCGTGACGCACTGCTGCCGGCACTTGCCGACGTCGACGCGGTTCTCATCCGCTCGGCCACGAAGATGGACGCCGAAGCCATCGCCGCCGCCAAGGCGCTCAAGGTGATCGCCCGTGCGGGGGTCGGCCTCGACAACGTGGACGTCCCGGCAGCGACGCAGGCCGGCGTCATGGTCGTCAACGCCCCCACGTCCAACATCACCTCAGCGGCGGAGCTCGCCGTCGGGCTGCTGCTCTCCACGGCTCGCAACATCGCCCCCGCCAACCAGGCACTCAAGGCCGGCGCCTGGAAGCGCAGCAAGTACGGCGGTGTCGAGCTGCTCGACAAGAAGGTCGGCGTCGTCGGGTTCGGTCGCATCGGCCAGCTCGTCGCCGAGCGGCTCAAGGGATTCGGCATGGAGATCCTCGCCTACGACCCCTATGTCTCGGCCCAGCGTGCCGGTCAGCTCGGGGCCCAGCTGGTCACGCTCGACGAGCTGCTCGAGCAGAGCGACTTCATCACCGTGCACCTGCCCAAGAACGCGGAGACCGTCGGCCTGATCGGCAAGGAGGCCCTGACGAAGGTCAAGCCCACCGTGCGGATCATCAACGCCGCCCGTGGCGGCATCGTCGACGAGGCCGCCCTGGCCGAGGCGCTGCGCGACGGCCGCGTCGCCGGCGCCGGCATCGACGTGTTCGCCACCGAGCCGACGACCGAGAGCCCGTTGTTCGAGCACGAGTCCGTCGTGGTGACCCCCCACCTCGGCGCGTCGACCGACGAGGCCCAGGAGAAGGCCGGGGTGTCGGTCGCGAAGTCCGTGCGGCTCGCCCTCGGCGGCGACCTCGTCCCCGACGCCGTCAACGTGTCCGGCGGAGCAGTGCCCGAGGAGGTCCGTCCCGGCATCGCCCTCGTCGAGAAGCTGGGGCGCATCTTCACCTCGCTCGCGGGCTCCGTGCCGGTCCAGCTCGATGTCGACGTGAAGGGCGAGATCACCGAGTTCGACGTGTCGATCTGGACGCTCGCCGCCCTCAAGGGCCTGTTCAACGGCGTGACCGAGGGCCCGGTGACCTACGTCAACGCGCCCCTGCTGGCCGAGCAGCGTGGCTGCGAGGTCCGTCTGCTGACCGACCCGACGATGCAGGACTTCCGCAACGTCACGACCCTGCGGGGGACCCTCGCGGACGGTGCGACGATCAGCGTATCGGGCACCCTGACCGGCCCGCGCCTCATCGAGAAGATCGTCGGCGTCAACGGCTTCGACATCGAGGTGCCCCTCACCGAGCACCTCGCCTTCTTCACCTACGTCGACCGTCCCGGGGTCATCGGCACCGTCGGCCGGCTGCTCGGCGACGCCGACGTCAACATCGCCGGTATGCAGGTGGCTCGCAACGAGAAGGGCGGCCAGGCGCTGGTGGCGCTCACCGTCGACAGCGTCATCCCCGCCGACGTGCTCGCCGCGATCGTGAGCGAGGTCGGGGCCGAGGTCAGCGTCGTCGACCTCGGCTGA
- the ilvN gene encoding acetolactate synthase small subunit, which yields MSKHTLSVLVENKPGVLARIAALFSRRGFNIDSLAVGPTEHPEISRMTVVVDVDALPLEQVTKQLNKLIEVLKVVELEPTASVQREILLVKVRTDVHSRSHVLETVQLFRAKVVDVASDALTIEVTGNRDKLAAFLEVVEPFGVKELVQSGMVAIGRGSRSITDRALRTA from the coding sequence ATGAGCAAGCACACCCTGTCGGTGCTGGTCGAGAACAAGCCCGGCGTCCTGGCCCGCATCGCAGCCCTGTTCTCGCGCCGCGGCTTCAACATCGACTCCCTCGCGGTGGGGCCCACCGAGCACCCGGAGATCTCGCGGATGACGGTGGTCGTCGACGTCGACGCCCTGCCCCTCGAGCAGGTCACGAAGCAGCTCAACAAGCTCATCGAGGTGCTCAAGGTCGTCGAGCTCGAGCCCACGGCCTCCGTGCAGCGCGAGATCCTGCTCGTCAAGGTCCGCACCGACGTGCACAGCCGCAGCCACGTGCTGGAGACCGTGCAGCTGTTCCGTGCCAAGGTGGTCGACGTCGCCAGCGACGCCTTGACCATCGAGGTCACCGGCAACCGCGACAAGCTGGCCGCGTTCCTCGAGGTCGTCGAGCCGTTCGGCGTCAAGGAGCTCGTCCAGTCCGGCATGGTGGCGATCGGGCGCGGCAGCCGGTCGATCACCGACCGGGCGTTGCGGACGGCGTGA
- the ilvC gene encoding ketol-acid reductoisomerase: MAEMFYDDDADLSVIQGKKVAVIGYGSQGHAHALNLRDSGVDVRVGLAEGSKSRAKAEAEGLTVRSVADAVKEADLVVILTPDQVQRTVYANDIAPNLKEGAGLLFGHGFNIRFDYIKPEAGSDVIMVAPKGPGHLVRREYVDGRGVPVLLAVEQDASGGAWALAQSYAKAIGGLRAGGIKTTFTEECETDLFGEQAVLCGGASQLVQYGFETLVEAGYQPEVAYFECLHELKLIVDLMVEGGIAKQRWSVSDTAEYGDYVSGPRVIDPRVKENMQAVLADIKNGAFAKRFIDDQDAGGPEFKALREKGAQHPIEGTGKELRKLMSWIKETDSDYVEGSAAR, encoded by the coding sequence GTGGCCGAGATGTTCTACGACGACGACGCTGACCTGAGCGTGATCCAGGGCAAGAAGGTGGCCGTCATCGGCTACGGCAGCCAGGGCCATGCCCACGCTCTCAACCTGCGTGACTCCGGGGTGGACGTCCGCGTCGGCCTCGCGGAGGGCAGCAAGAGCCGCGCCAAGGCCGAGGCCGAGGGGCTGACCGTGCGGTCCGTCGCGGACGCGGTCAAGGAGGCCGACCTGGTGGTCATCCTCACGCCTGACCAGGTGCAGCGGACGGTCTACGCCAACGACATCGCCCCCAACCTCAAGGAGGGCGCCGGCCTGCTCTTCGGCCACGGCTTCAACATCCGCTTCGACTACATCAAGCCCGAGGCCGGGTCCGACGTGATCATGGTGGCCCCCAAGGGTCCCGGGCACCTGGTCCGCCGCGAGTACGTCGACGGTCGTGGGGTCCCCGTGCTGCTCGCCGTCGAGCAGGACGCGTCCGGCGGCGCCTGGGCGCTGGCCCAGTCCTATGCCAAGGCCATCGGTGGCCTGCGCGCCGGCGGCATCAAGACCACCTTCACGGAGGAGTGCGAGACCGACCTGTTCGGTGAGCAGGCGGTCCTGTGTGGTGGCGCCTCCCAGCTCGTGCAGTACGGCTTCGAGACGCTCGTCGAGGCCGGCTACCAGCCGGAGGTGGCCTACTTCGAGTGCCTCCACGAGCTCAAGCTGATCGTCGACCTGATGGTCGAGGGCGGCATCGCCAAGCAGCGATGGTCTGTCTCCGACACGGCCGAGTACGGCGACTACGTCTCCGGGCCCCGCGTCATCGACCCGCGGGTGAAGGAGAACATGCAGGCCGTGCTGGCAGACATCAAGAACGGCGCGTTCGCGAAGCGGTTCATCGACGACCAGGACGCCGGTGGTCCGGAGTTCAAGGCGCTGCGGGAGAAGGGTGCCCAGCACCCGATCGAGGGCACCGGCAAGGAGCTGCGCAAGCTCATGAGCTGGATCAAGGAGACCGACTCCGACTACGTCGAGGGCTCCGCCGCCCGCTGA